One window of Cohnella hashimotonis genomic DNA carries:
- the iolB gene encoding 5-deoxy-glucuronate isomerase: MSELIVPSRAVPDERGCALSVTPESAGWTYVGFEVFRLAAGDKLGRETGGQEAALVLLSGRADVSAGGQTWQDVGKRMSVFEKTPPYTVYVPSGNQWDLEALTDVELAVCLAPGRGSHPARLIAPDDVGVEHRGSGSMSRLVHNILPESEPADSLLVVEVFTPAGHWSSYPPHKHDQDDLPNESLLEETYYFRVEPEQGFAVQRVYTDDRSLDETLAVKDREAVLVPRGYHPVSAPPGYDVYYLNVMAGPTRTWRFHNDPDHAWLMR; the protein is encoded by the coding sequence ATGTCCGAATTGATCGTTCCTTCGCGCGCCGTCCCCGACGAGCGGGGCTGCGCGCTGTCCGTCACGCCGGAGAGCGCCGGATGGACATATGTCGGCTTCGAGGTGTTCCGGCTCGCGGCCGGGGACAAGCTCGGTCGGGAGACCGGCGGCCAAGAGGCGGCGCTTGTGCTGCTGTCCGGCCGCGCGGACGTGAGCGCCGGCGGACAGACGTGGCAGGACGTCGGCAAGCGCATGAGCGTATTCGAAAAGACGCCGCCTTACACCGTCTACGTGCCGTCGGGGAACCAGTGGGACCTGGAGGCGTTGACCGACGTTGAGCTGGCGGTGTGTCTGGCGCCCGGCCGCGGCAGCCATCCGGCGCGGCTGATCGCGCCGGACGATGTCGGCGTGGAGCACCGGGGGAGCGGCAGCATGTCGCGCCTCGTGCACAACATTCTTCCGGAGAGCGAACCGGCGGATAGCCTGCTCGTCGTCGAAGTGTTCACGCCTGCCGGACACTGGTCCAGCTATCCGCCGCACAAGCACGACCAAGACGACCTGCCGAACGAGTCGCTGCTCGAGGAAACCTATTACTTCCGCGTGGAGCCCGAGCAGGGCTTCGCGGTGCAGCGCGTCTACACCGACGACCGCTCGCTCGACGAGACGCTCGCGGTCAAAGACCGCGAAGCGGTCCTCGTGCCCCGCGGCTATCACCCCGTATCCGCGCCGCCGGGCTACGACGTCTATTACCTGAACGTCATGGCCGGCCCGACGCGTACGTGGCGTTTCCACAACGACCCCGACCACGCATGGCTGATGCGCTAA
- a CDS encoding CehA/McbA family metallohydrolase codes for MRWTACELHAHTLHSDGKMTLLELASAAAKLGFECVALTDHNTMSGLADKEAAERQAGIAILPGMEWTTFHGHMVTVGLAEYVDWREANTGNIHDGVSAVHARGGVAGLAHPFRIGSPACTGCYWEYEMEDWNDFDYIEAWSGTFAPIKTDNARAFSLWTDKLNEGYRLAATSGRDWHDAAETEEPISVTYLRLEDESRPIGEEAAEALRRGRVSVTIGPLVTLEAQTPAASYRIGDVIPVGERTVTARIGIDFSVRQGLWTLADPACRIRLSSNKGVLEESAVQATEGTQEARITVQTEGLSWMRAELWGIVRGVTTMIAFTNAIYFD; via the coding sequence ATGAGATGGACAGCATGCGAGTTGCACGCCCATACGCTTCATAGTGACGGGAAAATGACGTTGCTGGAGCTCGCGTCGGCGGCGGCCAAGCTTGGCTTCGAGTGCGTGGCGCTCACCGATCACAATACGATGTCGGGCTTGGCGGACAAGGAAGCGGCGGAGCGGCAGGCGGGGATCGCGATATTGCCCGGCATGGAGTGGACGACGTTCCACGGACACATGGTCACCGTCGGCCTGGCGGAATACGTCGATTGGCGGGAAGCGAATACCGGCAATATCCACGATGGCGTGTCCGCCGTTCATGCGCGCGGAGGCGTCGCCGGGCTTGCGCATCCGTTCCGCATCGGAAGTCCGGCATGCACGGGCTGTTACTGGGAGTACGAGATGGAGGACTGGAACGACTTCGACTATATCGAAGCCTGGTCGGGCACGTTCGCGCCGATCAAGACGGACAATGCGCGCGCGTTCTCGCTGTGGACGGACAAGCTGAACGAGGGCTATCGCCTGGCGGCCACGTCCGGACGCGATTGGCACGACGCTGCGGAGACGGAAGAGCCGATCTCGGTCACCTATCTCCGCCTTGAAGACGAGTCGAGACCGATCGGCGAAGAGGCGGCAGAGGCGCTGCGCCGGGGCCGGGTGTCGGTAACGATCGGTCCGCTGGTCACGCTGGAGGCCCAGACGCCCGCCGCCTCCTACCGGATCGGAGATGTCATCCCGGTCGGCGAACGCACGGTGACCGCACGCATCGGCATTGATTTTTCCGTCCGCCAGGGACTGTGGACCCTTGCCGATCCCGCATGCCGCATACGCTTGTCCAGCAATAAGGGTGTGTTGGAGGAGAGCGCGGTTCAGGCAACGGAGGGAACGCAAGAGGCGCGCATAACCGTGCAAACGGAAGGCTTGTCGTGGATGCGGGCCGAATTGTGGGGGATCGTGCGCGGCGTGACCACGATGATCGCTTTTACCAACGCCATTTATTTCGATTAG
- a CDS encoding glycerophosphodiester phosphodiesterase, whose protein sequence is MNDFPLITAHTGCMGTPDNSVESARAGLSLGADIIEDDIRVTRDGVLVLSHDDRIVLADGRIASLSRLTLQELNEGLAAPIVRLETVIDLLVGGGGQARMNLDLKTDDCVEPVMALIRERDIADRVLLTGCEYGRAVRANDLDGGIAKLLNVDIGSFRTSVYAEAARTACEEALQAGCFGLNVPYQLALPELLELAFDRGLSVFVWTVGEAREMRKYAELGVRSITTRDVATLLRVKQGWHEEGISGDDL, encoded by the coding sequence ATGAACGATTTTCCACTGATCACCGCGCATACCGGATGCATGGGCACGCCCGACAATTCCGTCGAATCTGCCCGGGCGGGTCTGTCTCTCGGCGCGGACATTATCGAAGACGACATCCGGGTCACCCGCGACGGCGTCCTCGTGCTGAGTCATGACGATCGCATCGTGCTGGCCGACGGCCGGATCGCAAGCTTGTCCCGATTGACGCTTCAAGAGCTGAACGAAGGGTTGGCGGCGCCGATCGTCCGGCTCGAGACGGTCATCGATCTGCTGGTCGGCGGCGGCGGTCAAGCCAGAATGAATCTGGATCTCAAGACGGACGATTGCGTCGAGCCCGTCATGGCCCTCATACGGGAGCGGGACATTGCCGACCGGGTGCTGCTGACAGGCTGCGAATACGGCAGAGCCGTTCGGGCGAACGATCTGGACGGCGGTATCGCGAAGCTCCTGAACGTCGATATCGGCAGCTTCCGGACGTCCGTCTATGCCGAAGCCGCCAGGACGGCCTGCGAGGAAGCGCTGCAAGCCGGCTGCTTCGGCCTCAACGTTCCCTATCAGCTGGCGCTGCCGGAGCTGCTGGAACTCGCTTTCGATCGCGGACTGTCGGTATTCGTCTGGACCGTCGGCGAAGCGCGGGAGATGAGGAAGTACGCGGAGCTGGGCGTTCGGTCCATCACGACGCGGGATGTCGCGACGCTGCTGCGCGTAAAACAAGGCTGGCACGAAGAGGGGATAAGCGGGGATGACCTATAA
- a CDS encoding LacI family DNA-binding transcriptional regulator: MTYNIKEIASLAGVSKSTASRVISGNGYASPEARARVLEVVEQLQYKPNAVARAMVAKRTNNIGVIVFREQQPIVSHPLYGKLIDAILEAAEGLGYSVLLKTDREMSVRSADHMLERRVDGLILISRLRKNVVDHVKKYNLPYLMVNGSTDDPDVIHLVSNDEEGGAKAAAYLHGLGHRRFFVIAGPQEHRSHHLRLEGFKQGLQRLGVPASDLTVVLSPESNLEQGARLMAEHFETFIGGGYTVLFTTNDMLALGAMKVLLQRSVRVPEQAAVMGFDDIDFAAAYSPALTTVKVDTNRMGHDAVALLDRLIHQEEVLSKKNEFASEILIREST, translated from the coding sequence ATGACCTATAACATCAAGGAAATCGCTTCGCTGGCCGGCGTGTCCAAGTCGACGGCTTCCAGAGTCATATCCGGCAACGGGTATGCGAGTCCCGAAGCCAGGGCGCGCGTGCTCGAAGTCGTCGAGCAATTGCAGTACAAGCCGAACGCGGTGGCGAGGGCGATGGTCGCCAAGCGGACGAACAACATCGGCGTGATCGTGTTCCGAGAGCAACAGCCGATCGTCTCTCATCCGCTGTACGGCAAGCTGATCGACGCGATCCTCGAAGCGGCCGAAGGGCTGGGCTACTCGGTGCTGCTCAAGACCGACCGGGAGATGTCGGTTCGCTCGGCGGATCACATGCTGGAGCGGCGCGTCGACGGCCTCATTCTGATCAGCAGGCTGCGCAAAAACGTCGTCGATCACGTCAAAAAGTACAACCTTCCTTACCTGATGGTGAACGGCTCGACCGACGATCCGGACGTCATCCACCTCGTCAGCAACGACGAGGAGGGCGGTGCCAAGGCGGCCGCTTACTTGCATGGGCTTGGGCACCGGCGGTTTTTCGTCATCGCGGGACCCCAGGAGCATCGAAGCCACCATCTCCGGCTGGAGGGGTTCAAGCAAGGGCTGCAGCGGCTCGGCGTCCCGGCGTCGGACCTGACCGTCGTCCTGTCCCCGGAGTCGAACCTCGAGCAGGGTGCCCGGCTTATGGCGGAGCACTTCGAGACTTTCATCGGCGGCGGCTATACCGTGCTTTTCACCACGAACGACATGCTGGCGCTCGGCGCCATGAAGGTGCTGCTGCAGCGATCGGTCCGCGTCCCGGAACAAGCGGCGGTGATGGGCTTCGACGACATCGACTTCGCGGCGGCTTACTCGCCGGCGCTGACGACGGTCAAGGTAGACACGAACCGGATGGGGCACGACGCCGTCGCTTTGCTCGACCGTCTCATTCATCAAGAAGAGGTCCTGTCTAAAAAGAACGAATTCGCCAGCGAAATTCTGATTCGCGAGTCCACTTGA
- a CDS encoding ABC transporter permease has protein sequence MGWYFKAIGKRRIIEFILLTIFAVFFAGPLLNLVVLAFSGQWTYPDLLPHQWSFKWWRFVFEQDDVAKSIGLSFLIATIVTALSIVLCIPAAYAFARIRFPFKRVFLFSFLLTHAFPKMGLYVSIAVLFYKVGLMNTMLGVVLVHMINVLMFMTWIPTAAFRNIQAAQEESARDVGATPLRVFRSITLPMAMPGIMVASVFTFLNSLDEAQGTFLVGIPDIKTMPIIMYSIISDFPSSAGAVFSIILTAPTIILLVAAQRLISADVMASGFQVK, from the coding sequence GTGGGATGGTACTTTAAAGCCATCGGCAAACGAAGAATCATCGAGTTTATTTTACTGACGATTTTTGCCGTGTTTTTCGCGGGGCCCTTGCTGAATCTGGTAGTACTGGCCTTCAGCGGCCAATGGACGTACCCCGATCTGCTGCCCCATCAATGGTCCTTTAAATGGTGGAGGTTCGTGTTCGAACAGGACGACGTCGCGAAGTCGATCGGGCTGTCCTTCCTGATCGCGACGATCGTCACCGCGCTGTCCATCGTTCTCTGCATTCCGGCAGCCTACGCGTTCGCCCGTATTCGTTTCCCTTTCAAAAGAGTGTTTTTGTTTTCCTTCCTGCTGACGCACGCCTTTCCGAAAATGGGCCTCTACGTGTCGATCGCCGTGCTGTTCTACAAAGTGGGACTCATGAACACGATGCTCGGGGTCGTTCTCGTGCACATGATCAACGTCCTCATGTTCATGACCTGGATTCCGACCGCGGCCTTCCGCAACATTCAAGCCGCCCAGGAGGAATCGGCCCGGGACGTCGGCGCGACGCCGCTTCGTGTATTCCGGAGCATCACGCTGCCGATGGCGATGCCGGGCATCATGGTCGCCTCCGTATTCACGTTCCTCAACTCGCTCGACGAAGCGCAAGGGACGTTCCTGGTCGGCATTCCCGACATCAAGACGATGCCGATCATCATGTATTCGATCATATCGGACTTTCCGAGCAGCGCCGGCGCGGTATTTTCGATCATCCTGACGGCGCCGACCATCATTCTGCTCGTGGCCGCCCAGCGGCTCATCAGCGCGGACGTGATGGCCAGCGGATTCCAAGTGAAATAA
- a CDS encoding ABC transporter ATP-binding protein, which yields MSVQLAVRGLTKRYKTGEGVTGINLEVNKGELVTLLGPSGCGKTTVLRGIGGFLEPDAGEILIEGKSVTKLPPEKRPTSMVFQSYNLWPHMSVFDNLAFGLKIRGMPKADIKSAVSDALRLVRLPGAEKKYPTQLSGGQQQRVALARSLLLKPAVLLLDEPFSALDAKLRHEMREELRDIQTQTGLTMVFVTHDQEEALSLSDRIIVMNHGHIEQIAPPQRIYNEPETLYVAQFIGKMNFLEGVVDGERIRVGELSWPNAKRLSGKVKVAVRPEDVGLTASSNHQDEQGQALPGKIKQIMILGHYAEVSVDMGQHGTLKAFQSKEAIERLRTGESVRVSLASMIAYPND from the coding sequence ATGAGCGTCCAACTGGCCGTCCGCGGCCTGACCAAACGCTACAAGACGGGCGAGGGCGTCACCGGCATTAACCTCGAAGTGAACAAAGGCGAGCTCGTGACGCTGCTCGGACCTTCCGGCTGCGGCAAAACGACCGTGCTCCGCGGCATCGGAGGATTCCTCGAGCCGGATGCGGGAGAGATCCTGATCGAGGGCAAGAGCGTAACCAAGCTGCCGCCGGAGAAGCGCCCGACCTCGATGGTGTTCCAAAGCTACAATTTATGGCCCCATATGTCCGTCTTCGATAACCTGGCGTTCGGACTCAAGATTCGCGGCATGCCCAAAGCCGACATCAAGAGCGCCGTCTCGGACGCGCTGCGGCTCGTGCGGCTGCCGGGCGCGGAGAAGAAATATCCGACGCAGCTGTCCGGCGGCCAGCAGCAGCGCGTCGCGCTCGCCCGGTCGCTGCTGCTGAAGCCGGCCGTGCTGCTCCTGGACGAGCCTTTCTCGGCGCTGGATGCCAAGCTGAGGCACGAGATGCGCGAAGAGCTTCGGGACATCCAGACGCAGACGGGCCTCACGATGGTGTTCGTCACCCACGACCAGGAAGAAGCGCTCTCCCTGTCCGACCGGATCATCGTGATGAATCACGGGCATATCGAGCAGATCGCGCCGCCGCAGCGCATATACAACGAGCCGGAGACGCTGTACGTCGCGCAATTTATCGGGAAAATGAACTTTTTGGAGGGGGTGGTGGACGGGGAGCGGATACGGGTCGGCGAGCTGTCTTGGCCGAACGCGAAGCGTCTCTCGGGGAAGGTAAAGGTGGCCGTCAGACCGGAAGACGTCGGCTTGACCGCGAGCTCGAATCATCAGGACGAACAGGGGCAAGCATTGCCGGGGAAAATCAAACAAATCATGATTCTCGGACACTACGCGGAAGTATCGGTCGACATGGGCCAGCACGGCACGCTCAAGGCCTTTCAATCCAAGGAAGCCATCGAGCGGCTGCGAACGGGAGAAAGCGTGCGCGTTTCCTTGGCTTCCATGATCGCTTATCCAAACGATTGA
- a CDS encoding extracellular solute-binding protein, with protein MVRLKKSLTALSALTLTVAALSACGGKNDANANSAASDSSSNSPSSSASSSPSAPSSSAEPVQFSFYFTGSQNVKDLWDTLIPMFEKQNDKVKVKEVYIPSGAGAEPTYDRILAAKKAGKGSGDIDLYEDGINVVSQGTKDDVWAPLDTSGIPNLANIDPKTMADVSNMAVPYRSSAVVLAYDSSKVSAPPKTLSELLDWIKQNPGKFAYNDPSTGGSGSSFVTTVLYDGLPEDDIHDSDPAVMAKWDAGFSKLKDLNKFVYGKGIYPKKNQGTLDLLANGEVEIIPAWSDMVLQQLGEKLLPDTVKMQQITPGFNGGPTYLMVNKLSDKQDAVNQFLDFVLSPEAQEVIVTKMNGFPGIELSNMSQAMQDKFKGVSEGFRTFNIGDLGTEINKRWQSDVAAQ; from the coding sequence ATGGTTCGTTTGAAAAAAAGCTTGACGGCGCTGTCTGCGCTGACGTTAACGGTTGCGGCATTATCGGCTTGCGGCGGCAAAAACGACGCGAATGCGAACTCCGCCGCCTCCGACTCGTCCTCTAACTCTCCATCCAGTTCTGCGTCCAGCTCTCCTTCCGCCCCTTCCTCGTCCGCAGAGCCCGTCCAATTTTCCTTCTATTTTACCGGCTCGCAAAACGTCAAAGACCTGTGGGACACGCTCATCCCGATGTTCGAAAAGCAGAACGACAAGGTCAAAGTCAAAGAAGTGTATATCCCGTCCGGCGCCGGCGCCGAGCCGACCTACGACCGGATCCTGGCGGCGAAGAAAGCGGGCAAAGGCTCGGGAGACATCGATCTGTACGAGGACGGCATTAACGTCGTGTCGCAAGGAACGAAGGACGACGTATGGGCGCCGCTCGACACGAGCGGCATTCCGAACCTCGCCAATATCGATCCGAAGACGATGGCCGACGTATCCAACATGGCGGTTCCTTACCGTTCCTCCGCCGTCGTGCTCGCCTATGACAGCTCCAAAGTGTCCGCTCCGCCGAAGACGTTAAGCGAGCTGCTGGACTGGATCAAGCAAAACCCGGGCAAATTTGCGTACAACGATCCGTCTACCGGCGGCTCCGGCAGCTCCTTCGTCACGACCGTGCTGTACGACGGTTTGCCGGAGGACGATATTCACGACAGCGATCCCGCCGTCATGGCCAAGTGGGACGCGGGCTTCAGCAAGCTCAAGGACCTGAACAAATTCGTGTACGGCAAAGGCATTTACCCGAAGAAAAACCAGGGCACGCTCGACCTGCTGGCGAACGGCGAAGTGGAGATCATCCCGGCCTGGTCCGATATGGTACTTCAGCAGCTCGGCGAGAAACTTCTGCCCGACACGGTGAAGATGCAGCAAATTACGCCGGGCTTCAACGGCGGCCCGACCTACCTGATGGTCAACAAGCTGTCGGACAAGCAGGACGCCGTCAATCAATTCCTGGACTTCGTGCTGTCCCCGGAGGCGCAAGAAGTGATCGTGACCAAGATGAACGGGTTCCCGGGCATCGAGCTCTCCAACATGTCCCAAGCGATGCAGGATAAGTTCAAAGGCGTATCGGAAGGCTTTCGGACGTTTAATATCGGAGATCTCGGCACGGAAATCAACAAACGCTGGCAGAGCGACGTAGCGGCACAATGA
- a CDS encoding ABC transporter permease produces the protein MRKEVKQAIGGLIMVSPSFVLLLVIVVIPIVQSFVTSLSNGEGGYDLSRYQFLFTDKGMRANIFFTLKVTVVSCALVLLVSYSLALYMRFSSGKLVDWIRKTYMIPLFIPGVIATYGLMNLLGNHGWLARLLLPLGIALPRLIFDEKGIVIANIWFNIPFATMLLSSALTGIPASIIESARDTGAGKLRIFLRFIFPLSYKTFLVALTFVFMGVIGSFTAPFLLGPNAPQMLGVSMQQVFGVFQEREQAAAMAFFTFLLCSVLGYFYIRSMAGEEVANR, from the coding sequence ATGAGGAAGGAAGTCAAACAAGCGATCGGGGGGCTGATCATGGTCAGCCCTTCCTTCGTTCTGCTGCTCGTCATCGTCGTCATTCCGATCGTTCAATCGTTCGTCACGAGTCTGAGCAACGGCGAAGGCGGGTACGATCTGAGCCGTTATCAATTTTTGTTCACCGACAAGGGGATGCGCGCGAACATCTTCTTCACCCTCAAGGTGACGGTCGTCTCTTGCGCGCTGGTGCTGCTCGTCAGCTATTCGCTCGCGCTGTATATGCGGTTCAGCTCGGGGAAGCTGGTCGACTGGATCCGCAAGACGTATATGATCCCGTTGTTCATTCCGGGCGTGATCGCCACGTACGGGCTGATGAACCTGCTGGGCAACCACGGCTGGCTGGCCCGGCTGCTGCTGCCGCTCGGCATCGCGCTGCCTCGTCTCATTTTCGACGAGAAAGGCATCGTCATCGCGAACATCTGGTTCAACATCCCGTTCGCCACGATGCTTCTGAGCTCTGCGCTGACGGGAATCCCCGCCTCGATCATCGAGAGCGCCCGCGACACGGGGGCAGGCAAGCTGCGCATTTTCCTGCGGTTCATTTTCCCCTTGTCCTACAAGACGTTCCTCGTCGCGCTGACCTTCGTATTCATGGGCGTCATCGGCTCCTTCACCGCGCCGTTCCTGCTCGGACCGAACGCGCCGCAAATGCTCGGCGTATCCATGCAGCAGGTATTCGGCGTCTTCCAGGAACGCGAGCAGGCGGCGGCCATGGCCTTCTTCACCTTTTTGCTCTGCTCGGTGCTGGGTTACTTCTACATTCGCTCGATGGCCGGCGAAGAAGTCGCGAACCGTTGA